One Cohnella candidum genomic region harbors:
- a CDS encoding protein-glutamate methylesterase/protein-glutamine glutaminase yields the protein MTVHRVLIVDDSKFMRRVLSDMVNADDAFTVAATASDGEDAVRLAFELKPDIITMDMEMPRMNGLEALQRIMSVHPIPVIMLSAVTDNGTRETIKALQYGAFDFVRKPDRSVNLDIGEVSDYLLEKLRIAAESIRSGSWRMLPAVELKPERETDSDTPPLSQDGEEARPQGPPGGRDEAPTLSESKISAVKKVPPDEPAAGVSPAAAPAIRPEPGGAKRTADLRKNGPPAAAAKPERQAKPAESRKPAEPPSTGQKLRKPEPPRIDAARTSTAAPAEQKAPAKLPAPAQHPPDRPDEAKPNKRSSTFTQIVALGTSTGGPRALHEVLTKLPGDFEAPVLVVQHMPPKFTHSLAQRLDSFSAIRVREAEQGELLETGTAYIAPGGKQMSVAKEASGKYRIKLTEEGPRSGHMPSVDVLFESLVGHRGLNRHAVLMTGMGSDGAKGMKALKEDGAETRIAESEETCVVYGMPRSAVELGAVSHVVPLPQIASVLVREVRSRIK from the coding sequence ATGACCGTTCATCGCGTATTGATCGTCGACGATTCCAAATTCATGCGCAGAGTGCTCAGCGATATGGTCAACGCGGACGATGCTTTCACGGTGGCGGCTACGGCCTCCGACGGGGAAGATGCGGTCCGGCTCGCTTTCGAGCTGAAACCGGACATCATCACGATGGATATGGAAATGCCGCGGATGAACGGTCTCGAGGCCTTGCAGCGGATCATGTCGGTGCATCCGATTCCCGTCATCATGCTGTCGGCGGTGACGGACAATGGAACCCGCGAGACCATCAAGGCGCTTCAATACGGGGCATTCGACTTCGTTCGAAAGCCGGATCGCTCCGTAAACTTGGACATCGGAGAAGTGAGCGACTACCTGCTCGAGAAGCTCCGAATCGCTGCGGAATCGATCCGCAGCGGCTCGTGGCGGATGCTGCCGGCGGTAGAGCTTAAGCCCGAGCGTGAAACGGATTCGGATACGCCGCCGCTTTCGCAAGACGGGGAGGAGGCAAGGCCGCAGGGACCGCCCGGCGGACGCGACGAGGCTCCTACTCTAAGCGAATCGAAGATCAGCGCGGTAAAGAAGGTACCGCCGGACGAACCCGCGGCCGGCGTTTCCCCGGCGGCCGCTCCCGCGATAAGGCCAGAACCCGGCGGCGCGAAGCGAACGGCGGATCTTCGCAAGAACGGCCCGCCTGCAGCGGCCGCCAAGCCGGAGCGGCAGGCAAAGCCGGCAGAATCGCGCAAGCCGGCTGAACCTCCGTCAACCGGGCAGAAGCTCCGCAAGCCGGAGCCCCCGCGGATCGACGCGGCGCGTACGTCTACGGCGGCGCCCGCGGAGCAGAAAGCTCCGGCCAAACTGCCGGCTCCGGCACAACATCCGCCGGATCGGCCGGACGAGGCCAAGCCGAACAAGAGGTCGTCCACGTTCACCCAAATCGTGGCGCTGGGGACCTCGACGGGAGGTCCGCGCGCGCTGCACGAAGTGCTGACGAAGCTGCCGGGAGATTTCGAAGCTCCGGTTCTCGTCGTCCAGCACATGCCGCCGAAGTTCACCCACTCGCTGGCCCAGAGGTTGGATTCCTTCAGCGCGATCCGAGTGCGCGAGGCAGAGCAGGGCGAGCTGCTGGAGACCGGCACGGCTTACATCGCCCCGGGCGGAAAGCAGATGTCGGTCGCCAAGGAGGCATCCGGGAAGTACCGGATCAAGCTGACGGAGGAAGGACCGCGAAGCGGGCACATGCCGAGCGTGGACGTGCTGTTCGAATCGCTGGTCGGACATCGAGGGCTGAATCGACATGCCGTGCTCATGACGGGCATGGGAAGCGACGGGGCCAAGGGCATGAAGGCGCTGAAGGAAGACGGGGCGGAAACCCGCATCGCGGAATCGGAAGAGACTTGCGTCGTCTACGGAATGCCGCGTTCCGCGGTGGAGCTCGGGGCCGTCTCGCACGTCGTACCGCTTCCTCAGATCGCTTCGGTTCTCGTACGCGAAGTAAGGTCCCGTATCAAATGA